Proteins encoded within one genomic window of Dyadobacter chenhuakuii:
- a CDS encoding NADH-quinone oxidoreductase subunit N, with protein sequence MDINEQLIHIRRSLAGITPEIFLALLFCFFLFAELVFLRWLKKEKIASYLQNIALAGSIITLLLILGQWNTEPSFRFQPLLFLDRQAVFFKIMITLAWIFTLIHVRVLKYDFPPEFNALLIAAVAGMNLLTMSTHLLTIYLSLELISVSSYLLVAMSPYKKAAEGGIKYLLFGAASSAVMLYGISLIYGITGTMDITSEAMTVGLMNNSPLVITVTIVLTLAGLLFKLSLVPFHVWTPDVYEAAPTPLVSFLSVAPKAAVVLVLMRLAGILPAQYFPVLGGIALISMTIGNVAALLQTNARRLLAYSSIAQAGYLLVGIAAYSRFGFESAVFYTAAYLIINLAVFFLIDLLQPVSNTNLTCFEGLGRRNMWISSILTIAMIALAGLPPTAGFTSKLLVFSALWESYHQQHFPWMLWLLIGGILNAAISLAYYLRIPYLLFFKALAQKKAPANQSITGKFIAGLLVVTILLLFFNPGLLTRWISAF encoded by the coding sequence TTGGATATTAACGAACAGCTTATACATATACGCCGAAGCCTGGCAGGAATCACTCCTGAGATTTTTCTGGCACTGCTCTTTTGCTTTTTCCTGTTTGCGGAACTTGTGTTTTTGCGTTGGCTTAAAAAAGAGAAAATTGCTTCTTACCTGCAAAATATAGCCCTTGCAGGCAGTATTATTACACTTTTACTGATTTTGGGCCAGTGGAATACCGAACCTTCCTTTCGTTTTCAACCCCTCTTGTTCCTCGACCGACAGGCTGTTTTTTTCAAAATCATGATTACGCTTGCCTGGATTTTCACCCTAATCCACGTCCGTGTATTAAAATACGACTTCCCGCCAGAGTTTAATGCATTGCTCATTGCAGCCGTTGCCGGCATGAATCTGCTGACAATGTCGACACATTTGCTGACTATATACCTTTCATTGGAACTGATTTCCGTTAGCTCCTATCTGCTGGTTGCCATGTCGCCGTACAAAAAAGCGGCGGAAGGAGGGATTAAATACTTGCTTTTCGGCGCAGCAAGCTCAGCAGTAATGCTTTACGGAATATCGCTCATTTATGGTATCACCGGAACCATGGACATTACCAGCGAAGCCATGACCGTGGGATTGATGAATAATTCTCCCCTGGTGATAACGGTAACCATTGTACTGACCCTCGCCGGGCTCCTTTTTAAGCTTTCATTGGTGCCGTTTCATGTCTGGACACCTGATGTTTACGAGGCTGCTCCTACTCCGCTTGTTTCATTTTTGTCTGTCGCACCGAAGGCTGCCGTGGTGCTTGTGCTTATGCGTCTTGCCGGAATATTACCGGCTCAATATTTCCCGGTTTTGGGCGGGATCGCATTGATAAGCATGACCATTGGCAATGTAGCAGCGCTGTTGCAAACCAATGCAAGACGATTACTAGCCTATTCCTCTATTGCGCAGGCAGGTTATTTACTGGTTGGAATAGCCGCTTACAGCCGGTTTGGGTTTGAGTCAGCCGTTTTTTATACGGCCGCTTACCTGATTATCAATCTTGCTGTTTTCTTTTTGATTGATCTTTTGCAACCCGTGTCAAACACAAATCTTACCTGCTTTGAAGGGTTAGGACGAAGAAATATGTGGATTTCCAGCATTCTGACGATCGCCATGATTGCCTTGGCGGGATTACCGCCAACTGCCGGCTTTACTTCGAAGTTGCTTGTATTTTCCGCGCTTTGGGAAAGCTATCATCAGCAACATTTCCCCTGGATGCTGTGGCTGCTGATCGGAGGAATCCTTAATGCAGCGATATCCCTCGCTTACTACCTGCGAATCCCGTATTTATTGTTCTTTAAAGCATTGGCGCAGAAAAAAGCTCCTGCAAACCAAAGTATAACCGGCAAATTCATTGCAGGACTTCTTGTCGTTACGATCCTCCTGCTATTTTTCAATCCCGGCCTGCTTACCAGATGGATATCTGCTTTTTAG
- the ffh gene encoding signal recognition particle protein, with amino-acid sequence MFENLQDKLNNAFRTLKGKDRISDINVAATTKEVRKALVDADVNFKVAKEITDRIREKALDRKILISVEPGQMFVKIVQEELTELMGGQAEGINIKGDPAVILIAGLQGSGKTTFSGKLATLLKKQGRQVLLTACDVYRPAAIEQLKVLGEQVGVEVYSEPDNKNAVDIARNAVAHARKIGKKIVIVDTAGRLAVDEVMMQEVEDIKSAVKPSEILFVVDSMTGQDAVNTAKTFNERLNFDGVVLTKLDGDARGGAALSIRQIVDKPIKYISTGEKMEALDSFYPDRMASRILGMGDVISLVERAQQAFDEDEAKRINAKMRQNKFDFDDFLGQLQQIKKMGNVKDLIGMIPGMGNAMKDMDIDNESFKPIEAIIQSMTKKERENPDMIDGSRKKRIAAGSGTSILQVNNLIKQFDEMRKMMKKMNTMQAAGKLGKALRR; translated from the coding sequence ATGTTTGAAAACTTACAGGACAAGCTAAATAACGCCTTTCGCACACTAAAAGGAAAGGATAGGATATCAGATATAAATGTTGCCGCAACCACAAAGGAAGTCCGCAAAGCATTGGTCGATGCCGACGTTAACTTTAAAGTTGCCAAGGAAATTACAGACCGGATCCGTGAAAAAGCACTCGACAGAAAGATATTAATCTCTGTTGAACCGGGCCAGATGTTTGTCAAAATCGTCCAGGAAGAGCTTACCGAGCTCATGGGCGGCCAGGCAGAAGGAATCAATATCAAGGGCGATCCCGCGGTTATCCTGATTGCCGGTTTGCAAGGTTCGGGTAAGACGACTTTCTCCGGAAAACTGGCCACATTGCTCAAAAAGCAAGGTCGTCAGGTTCTGCTTACAGCCTGCGACGTGTATCGTCCGGCTGCGATTGAGCAGTTGAAAGTGCTTGGAGAGCAGGTTGGTGTGGAAGTTTATTCAGAGCCTGACAATAAAAATGCAGTTGACATTGCGCGTAATGCAGTGGCGCATGCAAGAAAAATAGGAAAGAAAATTGTGATTGTCGATACAGCCGGGCGTCTGGCTGTGGATGAGGTCATGATGCAGGAGGTTGAGGACATTAAATCTGCCGTTAAGCCATCTGAAATCCTGTTCGTCGTGGATTCTATGACGGGTCAGGATGCGGTAAATACGGCCAAAACCTTTAACGAACGCCTGAATTTTGACGGTGTCGTGCTGACCAAATTAGACGGTGACGCGCGTGGTGGAGCGGCCCTTTCGATTCGTCAGATCGTTGACAAGCCTATCAAATATATCAGTACGGGCGAAAAAATGGAGGCACTTGACTCCTTCTACCCCGATCGTATGGCGAGCAGGATCCTGGGCATGGGTGACGTTATTTCTCTTGTAGAGCGTGCGCAGCAGGCTTTTGACGAAGATGAAGCCAAACGCATTAATGCCAAAATGCGTCAGAACAAGTTTGATTTTGACGACTTTTTGGGTCAGTTGCAGCAGATCAAAAAGATGGGTAATGTCAAAGATCTGATCGGCATGATTCCCGGGATGGGCAATGCAATGAAAGACATGGACATTGATAATGAGTCTTTTAAGCCTATTGAAGCGATCATTCAGTCGATGACCAAAAAGGAGCGTGAAAATCCTGATATGATCGACGGAAGCCGTAAAAAACGCATTGCAGCCGGAAGCGGGACATCCATTTTGCAGGTTAACAACCTGATCAAGCAATTTGATGAAATGCGCAAGATGATGAAGAAAATGAACACCATGCAAGCGGCTGGCAAGCTGGGCAAGGCACTGCGCCGCTAG
- a CDS encoding DUF2158 domain-containing protein, whose amino-acid sequence MQQQEEIQIGDVVWLKSGSPAMVVDGFHQTSKNFYRCFWFNEEANAVSEYFNQLSLTTTKTELQLVIKDKPKEQ is encoded by the coding sequence ATGCAACAACAAGAAGAAATTCAAATAGGAGATGTGGTCTGGTTGAAATCGGGGAGTCCGGCTATGGTGGTGGATGGGTTTCACCAGACTTCGAAAAATTTTTATCGATGCTTTTGGTTTAACGAGGAGGCTAATGCAGTTTCTGAATATTTTAATCAGTTGAGCTTAACCACGACAAAGACTGAGCTGCAATTAGTCATCAAGGATAAGCCCAAAGAGCAATAA
- a CDS encoding ExbD/TolR family protein produces MKIRRKSRFAPEVFTHSLNDIMFFLLLFFLIISTMSNPNVIKLMLPKASATQQMYKKQITLSIDENKGYFIDKEPIPFDRLETELQNIFANVEDKTIVLRVDKNLAVQDLVDVLELGAKNEIKMVMATAK; encoded by the coding sequence ATGAAAATACGTCGTAAGAGTCGTTTTGCGCCAGAAGTGTTCACGCACTCCCTGAACGATATTATGTTTTTCCTTTTGCTGTTCTTTTTGATCATCTCCACGATGTCTAATCCGAACGTGATCAAGCTTATGCTGCCCAAAGCATCTGCTACGCAGCAAATGTATAAGAAGCAGATTACGCTTTCTATTGATGAAAATAAAGGTTATTTTATTGATAAAGAGCCTATTCCGTTCGATCGCTTAGAGACCGAACTGCAAAATATTTTCGCTAATGTGGAAGACAAGACCATTGTTTTGAGAGTTGATAAAAATCTTGCTGTTCAGGACTTGGTGGATGTGCTGGAACTTGGCGCGAAAAATGAGATTAAAATGGTGATGGCTACTGCAAAGTAA
- a CDS encoding MotA/TolQ/ExbB proton channel family protein: MMLLQALADSTLAAPVATEGLSIIDLLAKGGWVMLPLGLLFLATLFLIIERFLGIGANGKIDPGVIDNVKDFIQQGNLKSAESLCRNQRNASGRILERAIGRIGYPIKDIETTIENASQIEIQRMEGNLPYLGVIAGIAPMLGFVGTISGIIRIFYDISISNDFNISTIAGGMYEKMITSGSGLIIGLIAYAGYHLLNMKIDRFALRLQMAASDFLDVLQKPVAAKN, translated from the coding sequence ATGATGCTTCTACAAGCACTTGCTGATTCTACTTTGGCCGCACCCGTTGCCACAGAGGGGCTTTCTATTATTGATCTTCTTGCAAAAGGAGGCTGGGTCATGTTACCACTCGGACTACTTTTCCTGGCGACGCTTTTTCTTATTATAGAGCGTTTTCTTGGCATTGGAGCCAATGGAAAGATTGATCCGGGCGTGATTGACAACGTAAAAGACTTTATTCAGCAAGGAAACCTGAAATCAGCCGAATCGCTTTGCCGCAACCAGCGCAATGCTTCCGGACGTATTCTGGAAAGAGCCATCGGCCGCATTGGTTACCCTATTAAGGACATTGAAACGACGATTGAAAATGCAAGCCAGATCGAGATCCAGAGAATGGAGGGAAATCTTCCTTATCTGGGGGTTATCGCGGGTATCGCACCTATGCTTGGTTTCGTCGGAACGATTTCAGGGATTATCCGGATTTTCTACGATATTTCTATTTCTAACGACTTCAATATCAGCACCATTGCCGGTGGTATGTATGAAAAAATGATCACTTCCGGTTCCGGTCTGATCATTGGTTTGATCGCCTATGCAGGTTATCACTTGCTGAATATGAAAATTGACCGTTTTGCTTTGCGTTTGCAAATGGCCGCTTCCGATTTCCTTGACGTTTTGCAGAAGCCTGTTGCTGCAAAGAACTAA
- a CDS encoding Gfo/Idh/MocA family protein → MPILKAAIIGGGHIADQNHIPALKALPERVELVAICSRDIHKARALADKHDIPLAFDNAAEMFESDNRPDLIINCTANHLHHPFTMQALENNCHVLCEKPPAILAAQAGEMADLAQKNGKVLAYNFQLRQTPEYSLLKRALDNGRLGEVYHIKANFLRRRGIPGWGNFTNKSIQGGGALMDLGVHVLDLALGLLGYSEPDRIIANTYDYIGKAGGKGLMGGWDAEKFEVEDACFAHLSFPDNASITLSTSFALNTKIPKNVNLEVFGTKAGAMLNPFSLYSEVEGELVDMEFPHLEETDIQLKNTIAFLDACDGKPSNICNAAQGAVLQRIVEAIYKSAEK, encoded by the coding sequence ATGCCAATCCTTAAAGCAGCCATCATTGGCGGCGGCCATATTGCCGATCAGAACCACATTCCAGCACTAAAGGCACTTCCTGAGCGTGTCGAGCTTGTTGCCATTTGCAGTCGTGACATTCACAAGGCACGCGCATTGGCAGATAAGCATGACATTCCACTGGCTTTTGACAATGCAGCTGAAATGTTTGAAAGCGACAACAGACCCGATCTGATCATTAACTGCACGGCCAATCATCTGCATCATCCATTTACCATGCAGGCTCTGGAAAACAATTGCCACGTGCTTTGTGAAAAGCCACCGGCGATCCTTGCGGCTCAGGCTGGTGAGATGGCGGATTTGGCGCAGAAGAATGGAAAAGTGCTTGCCTATAATTTTCAACTCAGGCAAACGCCGGAATACAGTTTACTGAAACGCGCTTTAGACAATGGGCGTCTGGGTGAAGTTTACCACATTAAGGCTAATTTTCTGCGTCGGCGCGGCATTCCGGGTTGGGGAAATTTTACAAATAAATCCATTCAGGGTGGCGGTGCGTTGATGGACCTGGGCGTTCATGTGCTGGATCTTGCGTTAGGACTGCTCGGTTACAGCGAGCCCGACCGCATCATTGCAAACACGTATGATTACATTGGAAAAGCAGGTGGAAAAGGCCTCATGGGAGGTTGGGACGCAGAAAAGTTTGAGGTTGAGGACGCTTGTTTTGCTCATTTATCTTTTCCTGATAATGCAAGCATCACGTTATCCACATCATTTGCATTAAATACAAAAATACCGAAAAACGTAAATCTGGAAGTTTTTGGAACAAAGGCCGGCGCAATGCTGAACCCGTTTTCTTTATACAGCGAAGTGGAAGGAGAGCTGGTTGATATGGAATTTCCGCATTTGGAAGAAACCGACATTCAGCTTAAAAATACGATTGCTTTCCTGGATGCTTGTGATGGAAAGCCTAGCAACATTTGTAATGCGGCACAGGGTGCTGTTTTACAAAGAATAGTGGAAGCAATTTATAAAAGTGCAGAAAAGTGA
- a CDS encoding M28 family peptidase, which translates to MNKNLLAGMLLSISTLTFAQDDAAKYAESITPDDLKKHLVIIASDSLEGRDTGSPGQKKAAEYVSSYYKQYGLTPAATAADGSKSYLQKYNLHKRSWGEVYVKAGSKKYEFNKEFYLNGILNVPQETSSEVILVGYGIDDPAYTDYNNLDIKGKAVVMFEGEPKSADGKYLVSGTGEKTKWSGPVSWQAKARVALDRGATYVFIVNDKTGDDLDKEIRQRAVMARRFSAPTLKPVVEAPNSLAAFAVPASIAAQILNTSTSKLLKEKASIDKSGKPLSKQMSGNVAVKAERVSETIETENVAAFMEGSDKKDEVLVISAHLDHIGISDNGEINNGADDDGSGTVSLLELAEAFSKAKAEGKGPRRSILFLNVTGEEKGLFGSEYYSENPLFPLKNTIADLNIDMIGRVDKAHENDHKYVYLIGSDKLSSKLHAISEEANKKYINYNLDYTFNDPKDPNRFYYRSDHYNFAKMGVPVIFYFTGVHEDYHKPGDDVEKILFDKQAPIVKLVFHTAWELVNREERIEVDSNKE; encoded by the coding sequence ATGAATAAGAATTTGCTGGCAGGAATGCTCCTGTCCATATCAACCCTCACTTTTGCGCAGGATGATGCTGCAAAATATGCAGAGAGCATTACGCCCGATGACTTGAAAAAACATTTGGTAATCATTGCCTCGGACAGTCTTGAAGGACGGGATACGGGTTCGCCAGGCCAAAAAAAGGCCGCAGAATACGTTTCAAGCTACTACAAACAGTATGGTCTGACGCCGGCTGCCACAGCTGCGGACGGCTCGAAAAGTTATTTGCAAAAATATAATCTCCATAAAAGAAGCTGGGGTGAGGTTTACGTGAAAGCGGGCAGTAAAAAATATGAGTTTAATAAAGAATTCTATCTCAATGGAATTCTGAATGTTCCGCAGGAAACAAGCTCTGAGGTAATCTTAGTAGGCTATGGCATTGATGATCCGGCCTACACCGACTATAATAACCTGGATATCAAAGGTAAGGCTGTCGTTATGTTTGAAGGTGAGCCGAAAAGTGCAGATGGGAAATACCTTGTTAGCGGCACGGGTGAGAAAACGAAGTGGAGCGGACCTGTTTCCTGGCAGGCCAAAGCAAGGGTTGCATTGGACAGAGGGGCAACATATGTGTTCATCGTTAATGATAAAACGGGCGACGATCTGGACAAGGAAATCCGTCAGCGGGCGGTTATGGCGAGGCGTTTCAGCGCTCCTACATTAAAACCTGTGGTAGAAGCGCCAAACAGCCTGGCTGCCTTTGCGGTTCCGGCAAGCATTGCTGCGCAGATTCTGAACACGTCTACCAGCAAACTTCTGAAAGAAAAAGCTTCGATCGATAAATCGGGTAAGCCGCTTTCAAAACAAATGTCAGGCAATGTAGCAGTGAAAGCCGAGCGCGTGAGCGAGACGATTGAAACCGAGAATGTTGCTGCCTTTATGGAGGGATCTGACAAAAAAGACGAAGTCCTGGTCATTAGCGCACATTTGGATCATATCGGGATCTCTGATAATGGGGAGATTAACAACGGAGCAGATGATGACGGGTCGGGAACAGTTTCATTGCTCGAACTTGCGGAGGCATTCAGCAAAGCGAAAGCGGAAGGTAAGGGACCACGTAGAAGCATATTATTTCTGAATGTTACAGGTGAGGAAAAGGGGCTTTTCGGTTCGGAATATTATTCTGAAAACCCGCTATTCCCGCTTAAAAATACGATTGCTGATTTGAACATTGACATGATCGGTCGTGTGGATAAGGCGCATGAGAATGATCATAAATACGTTTACCTGATCGGTTCTGACAAGCTTTCTTCCAAGTTGCACGCGATCAGTGAAGAAGCGAATAAGAAGTACATCAATTACAATCTGGATTACACATTCAATGATCCGAAAGATCCGAACCGGTTCTATTACCGCTCAGATCATTATAACTTCGCTAAAATGGGCGTTCCGGTTATTTTTTATTTCACCGGGGTTCATGAAGATTATCACAAGCCAGGCGATGATGTCGAAAAAATCCTTTTCGACAAACAAGCACCCATCGTGAAACTGGTTTTTCATACGGCATGGGAGCTGGTTAACAGGGAAGAACGCATTGAGGTTGATAGCAATAAGGAATAA
- a CDS encoding cytochrome-c peroxidase — MKKAVLLFGVLLLLFQGMISCDKASETPDPKPPVITDPPPTDPLPLEWKKPAYFPDPVYDLSKNPLTPEGVELGRFLFYDGILSRTDNIGCGTCHQQQAAFTHHGHDLSHGVDDLLGTRNSPSIQNMAFSPTFFWDGGVHDMDLVPPVPIQNKVEMGERVGNVIEKLRKTPVAGATKQVNYPKMFEAAFGTNEINADRMMKALSQFMMTLVSSTSRYDYFLQGDASALTPLEKQGMTLFKQNCASCHSSELFTDHSFRNNGLIPAKINDQGRYAITLNEADRLKFKVPSLRNVGLTAPYMHDGRFTTLEAVLDHYANDQSGSKDSIFVSPSLDPLLQVAGQKRGIKLSEMDKQAIIAFLKTLNDEQFINDKRFSDPGIGTSL, encoded by the coding sequence ATGAAAAAAGCGGTTTTGCTTTTTGGTGTGCTTTTACTCTTATTTCAGGGAATGATTTCCTGTGATAAAGCGTCAGAAACGCCTGATCCAAAGCCTCCTGTCATTACTGATCCGCCACCCACTGATCCGCTGCCTTTGGAATGGAAAAAACCTGCTTATTTCCCTGATCCCGTTTACGATCTGTCCAAAAACCCATTAACCCCCGAAGGTGTTGAACTGGGACGCTTCCTTTTTTATGACGGCATTCTGTCCCGGACAGATAACATTGGCTGCGGAACCTGTCATCAGCAGCAAGCCGCATTCACCCATCACGGACACGATCTGAGCCACGGCGTCGATGATTTATTGGGCACCCGCAATTCGCCCTCCATTCAGAATATGGCTTTTAGCCCGACATTTTTCTGGGATGGAGGCGTGCATGATATGGATCTGGTTCCGCCCGTTCCGATCCAGAATAAAGTAGAAATGGGTGAGCGCGTGGGAAATGTCATTGAAAAGCTCCGCAAAACGCCGGTGGCAGGAGCTACGAAGCAGGTTAATTATCCCAAAATGTTTGAAGCAGCATTTGGAACCAATGAAATCAATGCGGACCGGATGATGAAGGCATTATCGCAGTTTATGATGACCCTCGTTTCTTCCACTTCCCGTTACGATTATTTTTTACAAGGTGATGCGTCCGCTTTAACGCCATTGGAAAAGCAGGGAATGACCCTTTTCAAACAAAATTGCGCTTCCTGCCACAGCAGTGAGCTTTTTACAGATCATAGTTTCAGAAATAATGGATTAATTCCTGCCAAAATCAATGATCAGGGAAGATACGCGATCACATTAAACGAAGCCGACAGGTTAAAATTCAAGGTTCCGAGCCTGCGCAATGTGGGCCTGACTGCGCCTTACATGCATGACGGGCGTTTCACGACTCTGGAAGCAGTTCTGGATCATTATGCCAATGATCAGAGCGGCAGTAAGGACAGCATTTTCGTCTCGCCGTCGCTCGATCCGTTGTTGCAGGTTGCGGGACAAAAACGGGGAATTAAGCTTTCTGAAATGGATAAGCAAGCAATCATTGCTTTTTTGAAGACATTAAATGATGAGCAATTTATCAACGACAAGCGCTTTTCAGACCCGGGCATAGGAACGTCTCTGTGA
- a CDS encoding TraB/GumN family protein yields MKRSLLSIFLFTTSLFASAQAPTENSLLWEITSPGQAKPSYLFGTIHLICPADFSLSDSLKATLSRTQQVALEIDMDDPGMLAGMMKSMNMTDGNELKKLVTEQEYARLAKFYKDSVGVGIAMFEKAKPFILMGPLFNAVLACQPQSYEMSLVELAAKQKSEVIGIETLDEQMAIFDTIPYKEQVKTIISMIDSLPQARKEFSNLVALYKSQKINDLYNLMMASNYGMDGNEEVMLFSRNLKWVPRIRKIAAEKPTFFAVGAGHLGGDRGIISLLRKDGFKVRAIN; encoded by the coding sequence ATGAAAAGATCGCTTTTGAGTATTTTTCTGTTCACTACCAGCTTGTTTGCCAGCGCACAGGCGCCGACAGAAAATTCCCTTCTTTGGGAAATCACATCGCCCGGACAGGCAAAGCCTTCCTATTTGTTTGGAACGATCCATTTGATCTGTCCGGCCGATTTCTCATTAAGTGACTCATTAAAAGCAACATTATCCAGAACACAACAGGTTGCCCTGGAAATTGACATGGACGATCCCGGCATGCTGGCAGGCATGATGAAATCGATGAACATGACCGATGGTAACGAGTTGAAAAAACTGGTTACCGAGCAGGAATATGCAAGACTGGCGAAGTTTTACAAAGATTCGGTTGGCGTGGGGATTGCAATGTTCGAGAAAGCTAAACCATTTATATTAATGGGGCCGCTTTTCAATGCAGTCCTCGCATGCCAGCCTCAGTCCTACGAAATGTCATTGGTGGAGTTGGCAGCCAAGCAGAAATCCGAGGTCATCGGGATTGAGACGCTGGATGAACAAATGGCAATTTTTGATACGATCCCTTACAAAGAACAGGTGAAGACGATCATCAGCATGATAGACAGTCTTCCGCAGGCGCGTAAAGAGTTCAGTAATTTGGTCGCATTATACAAGTCCCAGAAAATCAACGACCTGTATAATCTGATGATGGCCAGTAACTATGGTATGGATGGGAATGAAGAAGTAATGCTGTTTTCGAGAAACCTGAAATGGGTGCCTAGAATCCGTAAAATCGCAGCCGAAAAGCCAACTTTTTTTGCAGTAGGCGCCGGTCACCTGGGTGGTGATCGCGGCATAATTTCGTTATTACGGAAGGATGGTTTTAAAGTCCGGGCGATAAATTGA
- a CDS encoding DUF6787 family protein: MQGGEKSAQPWLGKMQEKWGLETTRQVLLVLAVFSLAGSSVVWLRKGLFFLLGYDELTPMWLKTITYILFIFPTYQTLLLMYGFLLGQFSFFWEKEKKMFRWIKAKFSK; this comes from the coding sequence ATGCAAGGCGGAGAAAAAAGCGCACAACCCTGGTTGGGAAAAATGCAGGAAAAGTGGGGATTGGAGACAACCAGACAAGTTCTTTTGGTTTTAGCAGTTTTTAGCTTAGCAGGCTCTTCCGTAGTTTGGCTTAGAAAAGGGCTTTTCTTCCTGCTGGGTTACGACGAGCTGACCCCGATGTGGCTTAAAACGATTACTTACATTCTCTTTATTTTTCCAACTTACCAGACGCTTTTACTGATGTACGGCTTTCTGTTGGGCCAGTTTTCGTTTTTTTGGGAAAAAGAAAAGAAAATGTTCCGTTGGATCAAAGCAAAATTCAGCAAATAA
- a CDS encoding MbnP family protein → MKRTFSYLLLSFTALIFSASLISSCTDDPVPLPKGIISVKFDNVVGSKDLKFNSETYVNAAGEEFTVSALNYYISNIKFIAAGGNNYTVPQDSSYFLIREGNVDSQEITINNVPARNYTGIEFVIGIDSLRSVSDISKRKGILDKDSGPTNQEAMYWDWNPGYIFLKLEGSSDSATSSNSKFYYHIGGFGGLTTKTLNNIRVAKIDFGDQRAAVSENAAAQINLKADILKVFNGPTKVSIKENGSVMFIPFSKNIADNYATMFSLGQIINK, encoded by the coding sequence ATGAAAAGGACATTTTCATATCTGTTGCTGTCTTTTACGGCACTTATTTTCAGTGCTTCCCTTATTTCTTCCTGTACCGACGACCCCGTTCCGCTTCCGAAGGGCATTATCAGCGTGAAATTCGATAATGTGGTTGGCTCCAAAGATTTGAAATTCAATTCAGAGACTTATGTTAATGCTGCCGGGGAGGAATTTACGGTTAGCGCGCTCAATTATTACATATCCAACATTAAGTTTATCGCCGCGGGAGGCAACAATTACACCGTTCCTCAGGATTCCAGTTACTTCCTGATTCGCGAAGGCAATGTTGATTCTCAGGAAATTACTATTAATAATGTCCCGGCACGCAACTATACGGGCATCGAATTCGTCATAGGGATTGACAGCCTGAGAAGTGTGTCCGATATTTCAAAACGCAAAGGGATTCTGGACAAAGATTCGGGTCCCACCAACCAGGAAGCAATGTATTGGGATTGGAATCCGGGTTATATATTTCTGAAACTGGAAGGCAGTTCGGACTCTGCAACATCGTCGAACAGCAAATTTTACTATCATATCGGCGGGTTCGGCGGGCTTACTACCAAGACATTGAACAACATTCGGGTGGCGAAAATAGATTTTGGCGATCAGCGGGCGGCTGTTTCGGAAAATGCAGCAGCGCAGATTAACCTGAAAGCAGATATACTTAAAGTCTTCAACGGCCCCACCAAAGTGAGCATTAAGGAAAACGGCAGCGTAATGTTTATTCCTTTTTCAAAAAATATTGCAGATAATTACGCGACTATGTTTAGTCTCGGCCAGATCATTAACAAATAA